In one Leptospira mayottensis 200901116 genomic region, the following are encoded:
- a CDS encoding BatD family protein codes for MVKRFWVLSFLFWAGSLAAEETKFYVTRNTFHLGEESYVVFEMNMGSRVSIPQNSFSSGDISVFYAGSEENTTIINFQVFRKRLLKFRIKASRQGVFTLPRVSIEVNGKKFVSDPFQIQVLERSKTARRGGTFFDRFFQFEEEDLPENADLKVIFQTSKKEAWIGEPIIGYFTLYYRDVRKPYFDRNPADSIQFPYFRSEVLSGVAVKVPDQVLYERNIYDVAVYNKEIYSLVPLRAGEFHLGKTTFSLEGQLQSYFDMKTVTTTPSRIRVKELPKFEGNFSGGVGEFKARVKIENDLNTIETGSTLYLSVVIEGEGNLSSVTEPLSTCKEEKNCSSKFTLYDTSKSWKFTELKNGGYGFYSIARFEYGIPMETVGVWKQEPRDFVFFNPDSGSYKTISLQIPSVNVARAKKESKGAESSSSISEERKIRVLFFAFGFLLVAIVAIWFRVQKSDSTFLISLPVLFPIFGAPILKELDLQMGSKRGFVLRQFLLSKGIPETDVSFLVEISGAELGYSEFALRLNLKDKTTLLRIANRILKHIKERTL; via the coding sequence TTGGTGAAGAGATTCTGGGTTTTATCTTTTTTGTTTTGGGCCGGATCTCTTGCGGCGGAAGAAACAAAATTCTACGTTACGCGAAACACGTTTCATCTCGGAGAGGAATCCTATGTGGTTTTCGAAATGAACATGGGCTCCAGGGTTTCGATTCCTCAGAATTCTTTTTCCAGCGGAGATATTTCCGTCTTTTATGCGGGCTCGGAAGAAAACACTACGATCATCAACTTTCAAGTTTTTAGAAAAAGACTTTTAAAGTTCAGGATTAAGGCTTCAAGACAAGGAGTTTTTACACTTCCCCGCGTGAGTATAGAGGTGAATGGTAAAAAGTTTGTTTCCGACCCTTTTCAGATTCAAGTGCTTGAAAGATCTAAAACTGCAAGGAGGGGAGGGACTTTTTTCGATCGTTTCTTTCAGTTTGAAGAAGAGGATTTGCCCGAAAACGCGGATTTAAAAGTGATTTTTCAAACGAGTAAAAAAGAAGCCTGGATCGGAGAGCCGATCATCGGTTATTTTACGTTGTATTATAGGGATGTGCGTAAGCCTTACTTTGATCGAAATCCAGCCGATTCGATTCAGTTTCCCTACTTCCGGAGCGAAGTCCTTTCTGGTGTCGCTGTAAAAGTTCCCGATCAAGTTTTATATGAAAGAAACATTTACGACGTCGCCGTATATAACAAAGAAATCTATTCCTTGGTTCCTCTCCGTGCGGGAGAATTTCATCTAGGCAAGACCACGTTTTCTTTGGAAGGTCAACTTCAATCTTACTTTGATATGAAAACCGTTACCACGACACCGAGTCGGATTCGTGTAAAGGAACTTCCGAAATTCGAAGGGAATTTCAGCGGAGGTGTCGGAGAATTCAAAGCTCGTGTAAAAATTGAAAATGACCTTAATACGATCGAAACGGGAAGCACTTTATATCTGAGCGTTGTCATCGAAGGAGAAGGTAATCTTTCCTCCGTTACGGAGCCTCTTTCTACTTGCAAAGAAGAAAAGAATTGCTCTTCGAAATTTACGTTATATGACACATCTAAGTCTTGGAAATTTACCGAACTGAAAAATGGCGGTTACGGTTTTTATTCCATTGCTCGTTTTGAATACGGAATTCCGATGGAAACGGTTGGAGTCTGGAAACAAGAGCCGAGGGACTTCGTTTTTTTCAATCCGGATTCAGGAAGTTACAAAACTATTTCTCTTCAGATTCCATCGGTAAACGTTGCTCGGGCGAAAAAGGAATCTAAAGGTGCGGAATCTTCAAGTTCGATTTCCGAAGAGAGAAAAATACGAGTTTTGTTTTTCGCTTTCGGATTTTTACTGGTTGCGATCGTTGCAATTTGGTTTCGTGTTCAAAAATCGGATTCAACTTTTCTCATATCGCTTCCGGTTCTTTTCCCGATCTTCGGGGCTCCGATTTTAAAAGAACTTGACTTACAAATGGGATCTAAAAGAGGCTTTGTATTAAGACAGTTTCTGCTTTCCAAGGGGATCCCCGAAACGGATGTTTCCTTCCTCGTAGAAATTTCCGGAGCCGAGCTTGGTTATTCGGAATTTGCACTTCGGTTGAACCTCAAGGACAAAACGACACTGCTTCGTATTGCAAATCGTATTTTAAAACATATAAAGGAGAGAACTCTATGA
- the batC gene encoding TPR repeat-containing protein BatC — MKQIRTLEYLVIIICFIFVDSLLAIELDPGGNRIAEGLEYYNQGEYLDSLKMYQEAESYFPEDSRLEFNRGAAEFKSGNIDKAIRHFEKAANSPSPEVQWKSRFNLGNGYMLAGDRKKAAEEFIKALKLKPDLKEARKNLEYLRKMPPQNSPDSNSQSQPKNSKDFSSQNQSQNRKDNSKSGNSPIEKGQKEGSAGSRLTEEETKRILDSLDLNKVRRKSGKSRDREVFW; from the coding sequence ATGAAACAAATTCGTACATTAGAATATTTGGTAATTATAATTTGTTTTATTTTTGTCGACTCCTTGCTCGCGATCGAATTGGATCCGGGAGGAAATCGGATCGCCGAAGGACTGGAATACTACAATCAGGGGGAATATCTCGACTCTTTGAAGATGTATCAGGAAGCGGAGTCTTATTTTCCGGAAGATTCTAGATTAGAATTCAATCGTGGTGCGGCGGAATTCAAGTCTGGTAACATAGATAAGGCGATTCGTCATTTCGAAAAAGCCGCTAATTCTCCCTCTCCCGAAGTTCAATGGAAGTCCAGATTCAATTTAGGAAATGGTTATATGCTTGCTGGAGACCGCAAAAAAGCGGCGGAAGAATTTATCAAAGCTTTGAAGCTGAAGCCCGATTTAAAAGAAGCAAGAAAAAATTTAGAATACCTCCGTAAAATGCCGCCTCAGAATTCCCCCGATTCTAATTCCCAGAGCCAACCTAAGAACTCGAAGGACTTTTCCTCTCAAAACCAATCTCAAAATCGCAAGGATAACTCGAAGAGTGGAAATTCGCCAATCGAAAAGGGTCAAAAGGAAGGATCTGCGGGTAGTCGTCTCACTGAAGAGGAAACAAAAAGGATCTTGGATTCTTTGGATCTGAATAAGGTTCGTAGAAAGAGCGGGAAAAGCCGGGATAGAGAGGTTTTTTGGTGA
- the htpG gene encoding molecular chaperone HtpG — MSEEIKGKISVETENIFPIIKKWLYSEKDIFIRELVSNSNDAITKLKKIAFSEEFEGGTDYRIDLEFDQEKRILTIEDNGIGMSSEEVQKYINQIAFSSAEEFVKKFQGEGTKPEIIGHFGLGFYSCFMVSTKVIIETKSYKKDSTGVIWESESGTEFSLRSSDKTARGTKITLYLDGDSGEYLDQWKLKELIRKYCDFLPVPIYVKNEQANKQTPLWSETPSSVTKEKYEEFYNYLFPFSGEPLFHVHLNVDYPFRLQGILYFPKLKHELDVNQSGIKLYCNHVFVSDDANDLVPKFLTVLKGTIDIPDLPLNVSRSYLQSDPLVKKISAHIVKKVADRLNEEFKKSEEEFRKNWDEISIFVKYGMLTDDKFYDAAKDLVFFKTSNGEIIRLEDYWNKNKEKNNGKVFYALETSSVYMDLLKSQGLEAILVDSRIDSHFIQFLESKNPDMKFQRVDSELADGVVDQEHSSSIVDSDNKTEADRIKEFFEKILKRDGLEIKAEPLKAEGVPAVVLLPEHLRRLSEMNMMGGQNPLDLLKNHTLVINTRSALVKNILGLSKGIRSAKADKLARTVYDMALLSSKIFGEAEFSEYLKRTTETLEELSAS, encoded by the coding sequence ATGAGCGAAGAAATCAAAGGAAAAATTTCCGTGGAGACGGAAAACATCTTTCCGATCATTAAAAAATGGCTTTATTCCGAAAAAGATATTTTTATCCGAGAACTGGTGTCCAACTCAAACGACGCGATCACTAAGTTAAAAAAAATAGCGTTCTCCGAGGAATTTGAAGGAGGTACCGATTATAGAATCGATCTTGAATTCGATCAGGAAAAAAGAATTCTCACGATCGAAGACAATGGAATCGGAATGAGTTCCGAAGAGGTTCAAAAGTACATCAATCAAATCGCGTTTTCCAGTGCGGAAGAGTTCGTAAAAAAATTTCAAGGGGAAGGGACTAAACCCGAAATTATCGGACATTTCGGACTCGGTTTTTATTCCTGCTTTATGGTTTCCACGAAGGTAATTATAGAAACCAAGTCGTATAAAAAAGATTCTACTGGAGTAATTTGGGAAAGCGAGTCCGGAACCGAGTTTTCTTTGCGTTCTTCGGATAAAACTGCAAGAGGCACTAAAATCACCCTCTATCTCGACGGAGATTCTGGAGAATATTTGGATCAATGGAAACTCAAGGAACTGATCCGTAAATACTGCGATTTTTTACCCGTTCCAATTTACGTAAAAAACGAGCAAGCCAACAAACAAACTCCTCTTTGGTCCGAAACACCTTCTTCTGTAACTAAGGAAAAATACGAGGAATTTTATAACTATCTCTTCCCTTTTTCGGGAGAACCTCTCTTTCACGTTCATTTAAACGTGGATTATCCGTTCCGTCTACAGGGGATATTATATTTTCCTAAATTAAAACACGAACTGGATGTGAATCAATCCGGAATCAAACTCTACTGTAATCACGTATTTGTAAGCGATGATGCCAACGACTTGGTTCCTAAGTTTTTAACTGTACTCAAAGGAACAATTGATATTCCCGATCTGCCTCTGAACGTTTCCCGTTCGTATCTACAAAGCGATCCTTTGGTGAAAAAAATCTCCGCGCATATCGTGAAAAAAGTTGCCGATCGTTTGAACGAGGAGTTTAAAAAGAGCGAGGAGGAATTTAGAAAGAACTGGGACGAAATTTCCATTTTCGTAAAATACGGAATGTTGACCGACGACAAGTTCTATGACGCAGCAAAGGATCTTGTGTTTTTTAAGACTTCGAACGGGGAAATCATTCGTCTTGAAGATTATTGGAATAAAAACAAGGAAAAAAACAACGGGAAGGTATTTTACGCCTTAGAAACTTCCTCCGTATATATGGATCTGCTTAAATCTCAAGGGCTTGAGGCGATTTTAGTCGATTCTAGAATCGATTCTCATTTTATTCAATTTTTGGAATCTAAAAATCCGGACATGAAATTTCAAAGGGTGGATTCGGAACTTGCGGACGGGGTTGTGGATCAGGAACATTCTTCTTCGATTGTTGACTCGGATAACAAGACCGAGGCGGACCGGATCAAAGAATTTTTCGAGAAAATTCTAAAGCGGGACGGACTTGAAATTAAGGCGGAGCCTCTCAAAGCGGAAGGCGTTCCGGCGGTTGTTCTTCTTCCAGAACATCTCCGCAGATTGAGCGAGATGAATATGATGGGTGGTCAAAATCCACTTGATCTTTTAAAGAATCATACTCTTGTAATCAATACTCGTTCCGCTCTCGTGAAGAATATTTTAGGGTTATCCAAAGGAATTCGTTCGGCTAAGGCGGATAAGTTGGCCCGAACCGTATACGATATGGCTCTTCTTTCTTCTAAAATATTTGGGGAAGCCGAATTTTCCGAATATTTAAAACGAACTACGGAAACTTTGGAAGAGTTAAGCGCTTCTTGA
- a CDS encoding PhoX family protein produces MNLSRSQFLQYLGKGASALAIAKSGILSAAPKSKSSLRSKPNERFQPISPSEQDSLILPPGYRYNTIALYGDRMNPQGDTFGFNSDFNCFFPFEDKKDVGLLWNNHETLGVLEYYVNGYDSQKQGPNERTDKQIEQYLYALGGSVIRIAKKNGDWTLFPDSSYGRRINGLTEFRLTGPAAGSRAVGNTNKVFGTFSNCAGGVTFWNTVLSCEENVEWVIEPCKLPHETHYGWVIEVDPFDPKSVPVKHTALGRFAHENAALVLSPSGKIVVYMGDDTRDECVYKFVSKNSYVPSLGAANSSLLEAGILYAADFDKGIWIPLDLELNETLRNYKKENGDRCFETQADVLVHCRSAAKICGATPMDRPEDIEIHPLDGTVFIAMTNNDRHGNLFGQILRIREKSGDHAGLEFDFEVFVAGGAGSGFAAPDNLAFDKKGNLWIVTDISDKNLNRSVYKKFGNNGLFVIRTQGPDAGRALQFASSPIGAELTGLWFAPDQKELFLSVQHPGETTKDYRNPTSRWPHGGNSMPRSGVVAIYLK; encoded by the coding sequence ATGAATCTGTCCAGATCTCAATTCTTGCAGTATTTAGGGAAGGGCGCGTCCGCGTTGGCGATTGCAAAATCCGGAATTCTTTCAGCTGCTCCGAAATCGAAGTCTTCTCTTCGTTCCAAACCGAATGAGCGATTTCAACCGATTTCTCCGAGCGAGCAAGATTCGTTGATCTTACCTCCCGGTTATCGGTATAACACAATCGCTCTTTACGGAGATAGAATGAATCCTCAAGGGGATACGTTCGGTTTCAATTCTGACTTCAATTGTTTTTTCCCTTTTGAGGATAAGAAGGATGTAGGACTTCTCTGGAATAACCACGAGACTCTCGGAGTTTTGGAATACTATGTGAACGGATACGACAGCCAGAAACAAGGACCCAACGAGAGAACGGACAAACAGATCGAACAATATTTGTATGCGTTGGGTGGTTCCGTAATTCGAATCGCAAAAAAAAATGGGGACTGGACTCTTTTTCCCGATTCTTCTTACGGAAGAAGAATCAATGGACTTACAGAGTTTCGTCTAACGGGTCCCGCGGCCGGAAGTAGAGCGGTGGGAAATACGAACAAGGTTTTCGGTACGTTTTCGAACTGCGCGGGAGGTGTTACTTTTTGGAATACCGTTCTTTCATGTGAAGAGAATGTGGAATGGGTTATAGAACCCTGCAAACTTCCGCACGAAACCCATTACGGCTGGGTGATCGAGGTGGATCCGTTCGATCCCAAATCCGTTCCGGTCAAACATACCGCCTTGGGACGATTTGCCCACGAGAACGCGGCGCTTGTCTTGTCTCCCTCCGGTAAAATCGTGGTTTATATGGGGGACGACACTCGTGATGAATGTGTCTATAAGTTTGTATCCAAGAATTCTTACGTTCCGTCTCTGGGAGCGGCAAATTCCTCCTTACTCGAAGCGGGAATTTTGTATGCGGCGGACTTCGATAAGGGCATTTGGATTCCTCTGGATTTGGAATTGAACGAAACATTAAGAAATTATAAAAAAGAAAACGGTGATAGATGCTTTGAAACCCAAGCGGACGTTCTCGTTCATTGTAGGAGCGCCGCTAAAATTTGCGGTGCGACTCCAATGGATCGTCCAGAGGACATAGAGATTCATCCCTTGGACGGCACGGTTTTTATCGCGATGACCAACAATGACAGACACGGAAATTTATTCGGACAAATTCTCCGCATCCGGGAAAAGTCTGGGGACCACGCGGGCCTGGAATTCGATTTTGAAGTGTTTGTTGCGGGGGGAGCGGGTTCGGGATTTGCTGCTCCCGACAATCTTGCGTTTGATAAAAAAGGAAATCTCTGGATCGTGACCGATATTTCCGATAAGAACTTAAACAGATCCGTATATAAGAAATTTGGAAACAACGGATTGTTTGTAATTCGGACCCAAGGCCCAGATGCCGGTAGGGCGCTTCAATTCGCTTCTTCTCCGATCGGAGCGGAGCTTACAGGACTCTGGTTCGCTCCGGATCAAAAGGAGTTATTTCTTTCCGTTCAACATCCGGGAGAAACCACGAAGGATTATCGAAATCCCACGAGCCGTTGGCCTCACGGAGGAAACTCCATGCCAAGATCCGGAGTAGTTGCAATTTATTTAAAGTGA
- a CDS encoding STAS domain-containing protein, which yields MSQLNIKKKEISSEIFVYMLDGRLDENSFTDFKSEVIDPPHPNAVILNLSELKYISSSGIRSIFELRYKLLNDGKKLFLTEASDKVIQIFNLLGLWKPFTHFITETEAIAAAK from the coding sequence ATGAGTCAATTGAACATCAAAAAGAAAGAGATCTCGTCCGAAATTTTCGTTTATATGCTCGACGGTAGATTGGATGAAAATAGTTTCACTGATTTTAAAAGTGAGGTCATCGACCCTCCACATCCGAACGCTGTGATTCTGAACTTAAGCGAACTCAAATACATTTCTAGTTCGGGTATACGTTCTATCTTCGAACTGAGATACAAACTTTTAAACGACGGTAAAAAACTATTTTTGACGGAAGCTTCCGACAAAGTAATTCAGATCTTCAATCTTTTAGGGCTTTGGAAACCTTTCACTCACTTTATCACGGAAACAGAAGCGATCGCAGCGGCCAAGTAA
- the batB gene encoding VWA domain-containing protein BatB has translation MNYEFSPYLKNLFIALVFVWIIYSILRIFLIYKIKEWRVFYPGLERTSSFPDTRFVFVRILLIFATLVCFFFSGLKTETRDEKEEESFKGVDILFLVDVSLSMQAIDSPPTRLARFKEVLLRMLPALSGNRFGMIVFAGNPFLYCPMTSDVSAFSDYVRGLDVDMVGDRGTDLNRAFLKADALLGSEKVFRNRILILVTDGEDQNDPDPVSFPASFQVWAAGTQAGGPIAYNDENSGLKGFLLKDGTLTPDLNSPGIIHSKMNRTFLKELASKNDGTFYSLDSNPPDVTSFQKQIFSLEENLYSRSKELKRAEGSGKFLFMAIFFLLLDWILVEFFLFSIRKSEVRI, from the coding sequence ATGAATTACGAGTTTTCCCCTTATTTAAAAAATCTATTTATAGCTCTCGTATTCGTGTGGATCATATATTCCATACTTAGAATATTCCTGATTTATAAAATAAAAGAATGGAGAGTTTTTTATCCTGGTTTGGAGAGGACTTCCTCTTTTCCTGATACTCGTTTTGTGTTTGTAAGAATTCTGTTGATTTTTGCGACCTTGGTATGTTTCTTTTTTAGTGGTCTGAAAACTGAAACCAGGGACGAAAAAGAAGAGGAATCTTTCAAAGGAGTCGATATACTTTTCCTAGTGGACGTAAGCCTTTCCATGCAAGCCATTGATAGTCCTCCGACCCGATTGGCAAGGTTCAAAGAAGTGTTATTGCGTATGTTGCCTGCTCTTTCCGGAAATCGGTTCGGGATGATCGTCTTTGCCGGAAATCCGTTTTTATATTGTCCGATGACTTCGGACGTTTCCGCCTTTTCGGATTACGTGCGCGGTTTGGATGTGGACATGGTCGGGGACCGGGGGACGGATTTGAATCGGGCGTTCTTGAAAGCGGATGCATTGCTTGGATCCGAAAAAGTTTTCCGGAATCGAATTTTGATTTTGGTAACGGACGGAGAAGATCAGAACGATCCCGATCCCGTTTCTTTTCCGGCCAGTTTTCAAGTGTGGGCGGCCGGGACGCAGGCGGGTGGTCCGATCGCTTATAACGACGAAAATTCTGGTTTAAAAGGTTTTCTTTTGAAAGATGGAACTCTGACGCCAGACTTAAATTCCCCCGGAATCATACATTCCAAGATGAATCGGACCTTTTTAAAGGAACTTGCGAGTAAAAACGACGGAACTTTTTATTCTTTGGATTCAAATCCTCCAGACGTAACGTCTTTTCAAAAGCAAATTTTTTCTTTGGAAGAGAATCTGTATTCCAGAAGTAAGGAATTGAAACGTGCGGAAGGTTCCGGTAAATTTTTGTTTATGGCCATTTTTTTTCTATTATTGGATTGGATTTTGGTGGAATTTTTCCTGTTTTCTATACGGAAATCGGAAGTTAGAATATGA
- a CDS encoding NAD(+)/NADH kinase, with translation MSLEKLKATKRVLILGKRTKFELDLEEWGSLQKIQKIYKIQNDSFARIHESHLRQLSNRETLKRLFPNSTFIFRKDMDRNPPSDYDLVIALGGDNHFTFVAHHAVDTLVLGCNSDPPTSVGALLSFHVEDIKKALETNWEDAIIEKWPLIEVKIYYPNGRNVSTLQGISEISIRNNSPDLTSRFLICHGNKMEEQKCSGLLVYTGAGSTGWVMSCENTDTSFDKQSPFFKVYCRELRKKEHTQYTLDHFMVADSFSLISEMKGGISIDSLAETIYDFPPGAKAEFSLSKKKLHVVVRKL, from the coding sequence ATGTCCCTAGAAAAATTAAAGGCAACCAAACGAGTCCTCATTTTAGGCAAACGAACCAAGTTCGAGTTGGACTTGGAAGAATGGGGATCACTCCAAAAGATCCAAAAAATTTACAAGATCCAAAACGATTCTTTTGCAAGGATCCACGAATCCCACTTAAGACAACTTTCCAATCGAGAAACTCTCAAACGTCTCTTTCCAAACAGCACCTTTATCTTCCGAAAAGATATGGATCGCAATCCTCCTTCCGATTATGATCTCGTGATCGCTTTGGGCGGAGACAATCATTTCACGTTCGTCGCGCACCATGCCGTGGATACGCTCGTTTTGGGATGTAATTCAGATCCCCCTACATCTGTCGGAGCACTTCTTTCTTTTCATGTAGAAGATATTAAAAAAGCCCTTGAGACAAATTGGGAGGATGCGATCATTGAAAAGTGGCCCTTGATTGAAGTCAAAATATACTATCCGAACGGAAGGAATGTCAGCACTCTACAAGGAATCAGCGAAATTTCGATCCGAAATAATAGCCCCGATTTAACCAGCAGATTTCTGATCTGCCACGGCAACAAAATGGAAGAACAAAAATGTTCGGGACTTCTAGTTTATACGGGAGCGGGCTCTACCGGCTGGGTTATGTCCTGTGAAAATACGGACACAAGTTTCGACAAACAATCTCCTTTTTTCAAAGTCTACTGCAGAGAACTTAGAAAAAAGGAACATACTCAGTATACTCTGGACCATTTTATGGTCGCCGATAGTTTCAGTCTAATTTCGGAAATGAAAGGAGGAATTTCGATCGATTCTCTTGCGGAAACGATTTACGATTTTCCGCCGGGTGCAAAAGCTGAATTTAGTCTCTCTAAAAAAAAATTACACGTAGTGGTTCGTAAATTATGA